In Sphingomonas sp. LT1P40, the following are encoded in one genomic region:
- the tuf gene encoding elongation factor Tu, protein MAKAKFERNKPHLNIGTIGHVDHGKTSLTAAITKILAETTGGTAVDFANIDKAPEERERGITISTAHVEYETEARHYAHVDCPGHADYVKNMITGAAQMDGAILVVSATDGPMPQTKEHILLAKQVGVPTMVVFLNKVDLVDDEEILELVEMEIREELSKREFDGDNIPIIRGSATCALSGSNDVFGKDAILALMKAVDESIPQPERPLDKPFMMPIEDVFSISGRGTVVTGRVETGIVKVGEEVEIVGIHPEVRKTTVTGVEMFRKLLDQGQAGDNIGALIRGVGREEVERGQVLCKPGSIKPHTEFQSSVYVLSKDEGGRHTPFFANYRPQFYFRTTDVTGTIELPEGTEMVMPGDEVALGIKLIAPIAMDVGQRFTIREGGRTVGAGVVSSIEK, encoded by the coding sequence ATGGCAAAAGCAAAGTTTGAGCGGAACAAGCCGCATCTCAACATCGGCACCATCGGTCACGTCGATCATGGCAAGACGTCGCTGACGGCCGCTATCACGAAGATTCTGGCAGAGACGACCGGCGGCACCGCCGTCGACTTCGCCAACATCGACAAGGCACCTGAAGAGCGCGAGCGCGGCATCACCATCTCGACCGCACACGTCGAGTATGAGACCGAAGCACGCCACTATGCGCACGTCGATTGCCCGGGCCACGCCGATTATGTGAAGAACATGATCACCGGTGCAGCCCAGATGGACGGCGCGATCCTGGTCGTGTCGGCCACCGATGGCCCGATGCCACAGACCAAGGAGCACATCCTGCTCGCCAAGCAGGTCGGCGTTCCAACCATGGTCGTCTTCCTGAACAAGGTCGATCTGGTCGACGACGAGGAAATCCTCGAGCTGGTCGAAATGGAAATCCGTGAAGAGCTCAGCAAGCGCGAGTTCGACGGCGACAACATTCCGATCATACGCGGTTCGGCAACTTGCGCGCTGTCCGGCTCGAACGACGTGTTCGGCAAGGACGCGATCCTGGCGCTGATGAAGGCGGTCGACGAGTCGATCCCACAGCCAGAGCGTCCGTTGGACAAGCCGTTCATGATGCCGATCGAGGACGTGTTCTCGATCTCGGGTCGCGGTACGGTTGTCACCGGTCGCGTCGAGACCGGCATCGTCAAGGTTGGCGAGGAAGTCGAGATCGTCGGCATCCATCCTGAAGTCCGCAAGACCACGGTCACGGGCGTCGAAATGTTCCGCAAGCTGCTCGATCAGGGCCAGGCCGGCGACAACATCGGCGCGCTGATCCGCGGCGTCGGTCGTGAAGAAGTCGAGCGTGGCCAGGTTCTCTGCAAGCCAGGCTCGATCAAGCCACACACCGAATTCCAGTCGTCGGTGTACGTGCTGTCGAAGGACGAGGGTGGCCGTCACACGCCATTCTTCGCCAACTATCGCCCGCAGTTCTACTTCCGCACGACGGACGTGACCGGCACGATCGAGCTGCCTGAGGGCACCGAAATGGTGATGCCGGGCGACGAAGTCGCACTGGGCATCAAGCTCATCGCACCGATCGCGATGGACGTCGGTCAGCGCTTCACGATCCGCGAAGGCGGCCGCACCGTCGGCGCAGGCGTTGTGAGCTCGATCGAGAAGTAA
- the rpsG gene encoding 30S ribosomal protein S7 produces the protein MARRRRPEKREILPDPVYGDQVLTKFMNSVMLDGKKSVAEGIVYTALETVEQRAKREPIGVFHDALNNIAPGIEVRSRRVGGATYQVPVEVRPERAQALAIRWLITSARNRSENTMSARLSGELMDAANNRGNAVKKREDTHRMAEANRAFSHYRW, from the coding sequence ATGGCTCGTCGTCGTCGTCCCGAAAAGCGGGAAATTCTGCCCGATCCCGTTTATGGTGATCAGGTTCTGACCAAGTTCATGAACTCGGTGATGCTGGACGGCAAGAAGTCCGTCGCCGAGGGCATTGTCTATACCGCACTGGAAACCGTCGAGCAGCGCGCCAAGCGCGAGCCGATCGGCGTGTTCCATGACGCGCTGAACAACATCGCGCCGGGCATCGAAGTTCGTTCGCGCCGCGTTGGCGGTGCGACGTACCAGGTGCCGGTCGAGGTTCGTCCCGAGCGTGCGCAGGCACTGGCGATCCGCTGGCTGATCACGTCGGCCCGCAATCGCAGCGAGAACACCATGTCGGCACGCCTGTCGGGCGAGTTGATGGATGCGGCGAACAATCGCGGCAACGCCGTGAAGAAGCGCGAAGACACGCATCGCATGGCCGAAGCCAACCGCGCGTTCAGCCACTATCGCTGGTAA
- the rpsS gene encoding 30S ribosomal protein S19 → MARSVWKGPFVDLHLLKKAQTAQEASSRSPIKTWSRRSTILPDFVGLTFNVYNGRKFVPVSVNEDMVGMKLGEFAPTRFFPGHAADKKGKR, encoded by the coding sequence ATGGCTCGCTCAGTATGGAAGGGTCCGTTCGTGGACCTTCACCTTCTCAAGAAGGCCCAGACCGCACAGGAAGCCAGCTCGCGCTCGCCGATCAAGACCTGGTCGCGTCGCTCGACGATCCTGCCCGACTTCGTTGGCCTTACGTTCAACGTCTATAACGGCCGCAAGTTCGTGCCGGTGTCGGTCAACGAAGACATGGTTGGCATGAAGCTGGGCGAGTTCGCTCCGACCCGCTTCTTCCCCGGTCACGCTGCCGACAAGAAGGGTAAGCGCTAA
- the rpsJ gene encoding 30S ribosomal protein S10, producing the protein MDNNIRIRLKAFDHRVLDQAAGDIAETARRTGALIRGPIPLPTHIDKFTVNRGPHIDKKSREQFETRTYKRLLDIVQPTPQTVDALMKLDLAAGVDVEIKLA; encoded by the coding sequence ATGGACAACAATATCCGCATTCGCCTGAAGGCGTTCGACCATCGCGTGCTTGACCAGGCTGCCGGCGACATTGCCGAGACCGCCCGTCGCACCGGCGCGCTGATCCGTGGCCCGATCCCGCTGCCGACCCACATCGACAAGTTCACGGTCAACCGTGGCCCGCACATCGACAAGAAGTCGCGCGAGCAGTTCGAGACCCGCACTTACAAGCGCCTGCTCGATATCGTGCAGCCGACCCCACAGACGGTCGATGCGCTGATGAAGCTGGACCTCGCCGCTGGCGTTGACGTGGAGATCAAATTGGCTTGA
- the rplC gene encoding 50S ribosomal protein L3 — protein sequence MRTGVIAKKMGMTRLFQDDGRHVPVTVLSLEGLQVVSIRETDRDGYTAVQLGAGSAKAKNVAKPQRGQFGKAEVEPKAILAEFRVDQDGLLDVGAEISAAHYVAGQYVDIQGKTQGKGFQGGMKRWGFGGMRATHGVSISHRALGSTGQRQDPGKVFKNKKMAGHMGDKYRTQQNLEIVGTDVERGLIFVKGSVPGSKGGWLFVKDSVKIDRPETAPFPAGIRDPEHKGEEHHIAAVEEGAVHEIEALPSAEEVAAGVAEADAHGAGQSDGEISGATDGDAAPGKEG from the coding sequence ATGCGCACTGGCGTGATCGCGAAGAAAATGGGGATGACCCGCCTGTTCCAGGACGACGGCCGCCACGTGCCGGTTACCGTCCTGAGCCTCGAAGGCCTGCAGGTGGTCTCCATTCGCGAAACAGATCGTGACGGCTATACCGCCGTCCAGCTTGGCGCAGGCAGCGCCAAGGCAAAGAATGTTGCCAAGCCGCAGCGCGGCCAGTTCGGCAAGGCCGAAGTGGAGCCCAAGGCAATCCTCGCGGAATTCCGCGTCGACCAGGACGGACTGCTTGACGTGGGTGCCGAGATTTCGGCCGCCCATTATGTCGCGGGCCAGTATGTCGATATCCAGGGTAAGACCCAGGGTAAGGGCTTTCAGGGCGGCATGAAGCGCTGGGGCTTCGGTGGTATGCGCGCGACGCACGGCGTCTCGATCAGCCACCGTGCACTCGGTTCGACCGGTCAGCGTCAGGATCCGGGCAAGGTCTTCAAGAACAAGAAGATGGCCGGTCACATGGGCGACAAGTATCGCACCCAGCAGAATCTCGAGATCGTTGGTACCGACGTCGAGCGCGGCCTGATCTTCGTCAAGGGTTCGGTCCCTGGCTCGAAGGGTGGCTGGCTGTTCGTCAAGGACTCGGTGAAGATCGATCGTCCTGAAACCGCTCCGTTCCCCGCAGGCATCCGCGATCCGGAGCACAAGGGCGAAGAGCATCACATCGCAGCGGTCGAAGAAGGTGCGGTCCACGAGATCGAAGCATTGCCGAGCGCAGAAGAAGTTGCAGCCGGTGTTGCGGAAGCTGACGCCCATGGCGCCGGCCAGAGCGATGGCGAGATCAGCGGTGCCACCGACGGCGATGCCGCGCCTGGCAAGGAGGGCTGA
- the rplD gene encoding 50S ribosomal protein L4: MKLKVQTLDAKASGDIELNDDVFGVEPRADILHRVVTWQLWNRRGTARPTRERSEVSRTGKKFGRQKGGGTARHGDRAAPIFIGGGKAHGARLRDFNMSLNKKIRALGLKMALSSHAKAGTLIVLDGFESEKTKSLKGQFAGLNVGKKTLVIDGEAGNGFLAARNLVGVNVLPAVGANVYDILKHDTLVLTRAAVEKLEARFNG, translated from the coding sequence ATGAAGCTCAAGGTTCAAACCCTGGACGCCAAGGCATCGGGCGACATCGAGCTCAACGACGACGTGTTTGGTGTCGAACCGCGTGCGGACATCCTGCATCGCGTCGTTACCTGGCAGTTGTGGAACCGCCGCGGTACCGCACGTCCGACGCGTGAGCGTTCGGAAGTGTCGCGCACCGGCAAGAAGTTCGGTCGCCAGAAGGGCGGCGGTACGGCTCGTCACGGCGATCGCGCCGCGCCGATCTTCATCGGTGGTGGTAAGGCTCACGGTGCCCGTCTCCGCGACTTCAACATGTCGCTGAACAAGAAGATTCGCGCACTCGGCCTGAAGATGGCGCTTTCGAGCCATGCCAAGGCCGGCACGCTGATCGTTCTCGACGGGTTCGAGAGTGAAAAGACCAAGTCGTTGAAGGGTCAGTTCGCTGGCCTGAACGTCGGCAAGAAGACGCTGGTGATCGATGGTGAGGCCGGCAACGGTTTCCTGGCGGCTCGCAATCTGGTGGGCGTCAACGTCCTCCCGGCGGTCGGTGCCAACGTCTATGACATCCTGAAGCACGACACGCTGGTCCTGACCCGCGCTGCCGTCGAAAAGCTGGAGGCGCGCTTCAATGGCTAA
- the rplB gene encoding 50S ribosomal protein L2: MALKHYNPTSPARRGLVLVDRSALHKGGPVKALTEGKRKTGGRNNKGHVTSRGIAGGHKQRYRIIDFKRRLWDVEGTVERIEYDPNRTAFIALINYGDTPEGKANVAYIIAPQRLAVGDKVLAAKKTDVKPGNAMELGSMPVGTIVHNIEMKPGKGGQIARSAGTYVQVVGRDRGMVIVRLNSGEQRYIRSDCMGTVGAVSNPDNGNTNLAKAGRNRWKGIRPLTRGVAKNPVDHPHGGGEGRTSGGRHPVTPWGKPTKGARTRHNKATDKFIIRSRHAKKKG, translated from the coding sequence ATGGCTCTGAAGCATTATAATCCGACTTCGCCAGCCCGGCGTGGCCTCGTCCTGGTAGACCGTTCGGCGCTGCACAAGGGCGGCCCCGTCAAGGCGCTGACCGAAGGCAAGCGCAAGACCGGTGGCCGGAACAACAAGGGCCATGTGACCAGCCGCGGCATCGCCGGCGGTCACAAGCAGCGTTATCGCATCATCGACTTCAAGCGTCGGCTGTGGGACGTCGAAGGCACCGTGGAGCGGATCGAATATGATCCCAACCGCACCGCCTTCATCGCGCTCATCAACTATGGCGATACGCCAGAGGGCAAGGCGAATGTCGCGTACATCATCGCGCCACAGCGCCTCGCCGTTGGCGACAAGGTGCTGGCCGCGAAGAAGACCGACGTGAAGCCGGGCAATGCGATGGAGCTGGGTTCGATGCCGGTCGGCACGATCGTCCACAACATCGAGATGAAGCCGGGCAAGGGTGGCCAGATCGCACGGTCCGCAGGCACGTATGTGCAGGTCGTCGGTCGTGATCGCGGCATGGTGATCGTTCGCCTGAACTCGGGCGAGCAGCGCTACATCCGGTCGGACTGCATGGGCACCGTTGGTGCCGTGTCGAACCCCGACAATGGCAACACCAACCTCGCCAAGGCTGGCCGCAACCGCTGGAAGGGCATTCGTCCTCTCACGCGCGGCGTTGCCAAGAACCCGGTCGACCATCCGCATGGCGGTGGTGAAGGCCGGACCTCGGGCGGCCGTCATCCGGTCACTCCGTGGGGCAAGCCGACCAAGGGTGCGCGCACTCGTCATAACAAGGCAACGGACAAGTTCATTATCCGTAGCCGTCACGCCAAGAAGAAGGGCTAA
- a CDS encoding bactofilin family protein has translation MFNNNRTRDDRPAMPPAPPMQQPSSGGSTAKRGMFSVIGPDITITGNVKASAELHIEGRIEGDVDCGTLVQGAESQIMGSVVAESARLAGTIEGAVRVRQLTIERNARITGDVEYENITIENGGHIDGRLKHMSAVSVAPAPARTTGYDPTPVAPAAEIVSPNFGQNNSSAA, from the coding sequence ATGTTCAACAATAATCGCACGCGCGACGATCGGCCGGCAATGCCGCCTGCGCCGCCGATGCAGCAGCCCAGCAGCGGCGGCAGCACTGCCAAGCGCGGCATGTTTTCGGTGATCGGGCCGGACATCACCATCACCGGCAACGTCAAGGCGAGTGCCGAACTTCACATCGAGGGGCGGATCGAGGGTGATGTCGATTGCGGCACGCTGGTCCAAGGGGCCGAGAGCCAGATCATGGGCAGCGTGGTCGCGGAGAGCGCCCGCCTCGCCGGCACGATCGAGGGCGCGGTTCGCGTCCGCCAGCTCACCATCGAACGCAACGCGCGTATCACCGGCGATGTCGAGTACGAGAATATCACGATCGAAAATGGCGGCCATATCGACGGTCGTCTGAAGCATATGAGCGCGGTCAGCGTTGCCCCCGCCCCGGCGCGGACGACGGGTTACGATCCAACACCGGTCGCACCGGCCGCCGAGATCGTCTCGCCGAACTTCGGCCAGAACAACAGTAGCGCAGCCTAA
- the rpsL gene encoding 30S ribosomal protein S12, translating into MPTINQLVRKGREPQKAKSKVPAMEANPQKRGVCTRVYTTTPKKPNSALRKVAKVRLTNQREVITYIPGEGHNLQEHSVVLIRGGRVRDLPGVRYHVLRGVLDTQGVKDRKQSRSKYGAKRPK; encoded by the coding sequence ATGCCGACGATTAACCAGCTGGTCCGCAAGGGCCGCGAGCCGCAGAAGGCCAAGTCCAAGGTCCCTGCGATGGAAGCGAACCCGCAAAAGCGCGGCGTTTGCACCCGCGTCTATACGACGACGCCAAAGAAGCCGAACTCGGCATTGCGCAAGGTTGCTAAGGTTCGCCTCACCAACCAGCGCGAAGTCATCACCTATATTCCGGGTGAAGGCCATAACCTTCAGGAGCACTCCGTGGTCCTGATCCGTGGTGGCCGTGTGCGCGATCTTCCCGGTGTGCGCTATCACGTTCTGCGCGGCGTCCTCGATACCCAGGGTGTCAAGGATCGCAAGCAGAGCCGTTCGAAGTACGGCGCCAAGCGTCCGAAGTAA
- the fusA gene encoding elongation factor G, producing the protein MARSHPLDRYRNIGIMAHIDAGKTTTTERILYYTGKSYKIGEVHEGTATMDWMEQEQERGITITSAATTCKWRAAEGKGEEHLINIIDTPGHVDFTIEVERSLRVLDGAVACFDGVAGVEPQSETVWRQADKYGVPRMCFINKLDRTGADFYFCVQSIIDRLGARPAVLYLPIGIEGGFKGLVDLVENRAIIWLEESLGAKFEYQDIPEDMVEKAAKYRSDLIEMAVEQDDDLMEAYLEGNEPSVADLKKLIRKGALNMSFVPVVCGSAFKNKGVQPLLDAVVDYLPSPLDVPAIKGVLLDGETPDERPSDDNAPFSALAFKIMNDPFVGTLTFARIYSGKLETSSQVTNSVKDKKEKVGRMLLMHANDREDIQIAYAGDIVALAGLKDTTTGDTLCAINAPIILERMEFPEPVIELSVEPKTKADQEKMGVALNRLAREDPSFRVSTDNESGQTIIKGMGELHLEILVDRMKREFKVEANVGAPQVAYREYLKKPVDIDYTHKKQSGGTGQFGRVKVKLTPGERGAGIVFKDEIKGGNIPKEYIPAIEKGFRETAATGSLIGFPIIDFDIVLYDGAYHDVDSSALAFEICARGAMREAAQKAGITLLEPIMKVEVVTPEDYLGDVIGDMNSRRGQIQGTDTRGNAQTVDAMVPLANMFGYVNALRSFTQGRAQYSMQFSHYDEVPSNVAEEIKAKMA; encoded by the coding sequence ATGGCCCGCAGCCATCCGCTCGACCGTTATCGCAACATCGGCATCATGGCGCACATCGACGCCGGCAAGACGACGACGACCGAGCGCATCCTCTATTACACCGGCAAGTCCTACAAGATCGGCGAAGTGCATGAAGGCACGGCGACGATGGACTGGATGGAGCAGGAGCAGGAGCGCGGGATTACGATCACGTCCGCTGCCACCACGTGCAAATGGCGCGCGGCAGAGGGCAAGGGCGAAGAGCATCTGATCAACATCATCGACACCCCCGGGCACGTCGACTTCACGATCGAAGTCGAGCGTTCGCTGCGCGTGCTCGACGGCGCGGTTGCGTGCTTCGACGGTGTTGCCGGCGTTGAGCCGCAGTCGGAGACGGTATGGCGTCAGGCCGACAAATACGGCGTTCCGCGGATGTGCTTCATCAACAAGCTCGACCGCACCGGCGCCGATTTCTATTTCTGCGTGCAGTCGATCATCGACCGGCTGGGCGCGCGTCCGGCCGTGCTGTATCTGCCGATCGGCATCGAAGGTGGGTTCAAGGGCCTGGTCGATCTGGTCGAGAACCGCGCGATCATCTGGCTCGAAGAGAGCCTGGGCGCGAAGTTCGAATATCAGGACATCCCCGAGGACATGGTCGAAAAGGCTGCGAAATATCGCAGCGACCTGATCGAAATGGCCGTCGAGCAGGACGACGACCTGATGGAAGCATATCTGGAGGGCAACGAGCCTTCGGTCGCCGATTTGAAGAAGCTGATCCGCAAGGGTGCGCTCAACATGTCGTTCGTGCCGGTGGTTTGCGGTTCGGCCTTCAAGAACAAGGGTGTTCAGCCGTTGCTCGACGCGGTTGTCGATTACCTGCCGAGCCCGCTCGACGTTCCTGCGATCAAGGGCGTGCTTCTGGACGGCGAAACGCCTGACGAGCGTCCTTCGGACGACAACGCACCGTTCTCGGCACTGGCTTTCAAGATCATGAACGATCCGTTCGTGGGTACGCTGACCTTTGCGCGCATCTATTCGGGCAAGCTGGAGACCTCGTCGCAGGTCACCAACTCGGTCAAGGACAAGAAGGAAAAGGTTGGCCGCATGCTGCTGATGCATGCGAACGACCGCGAGGACATCCAGATCGCCTATGCCGGTGACATCGTCGCTTTGGCGGGCCTGAAGGACACCACGACCGGTGACACGCTGTGCGCGATCAACGCGCCGATCATCCTGGAGCGGATGGAATTCCCCGAGCCGGTGATCGAGCTGTCGGTGGAGCCGAAGACCAAGGCCGACCAGGAGAAGATGGGCGTCGCCCTGAACCGTCTGGCGCGCGAAGATCCGTCGTTCCGCGTGTCGACCGACAATGAGAGCGGCCAGACCATCATCAAGGGCATGGGCGAGCTCCATCTCGAGATTCTGGTCGATCGCATGAAGCGCGAGTTCAAGGTCGAGGCGAATGTCGGCGCGCCGCAGGTGGCGTATCGCGAGTATCTCAAGAAGCCTGTGGATATCGATTATACCCACAAGAAGCAGTCGGGCGGCACCGGCCAGTTCGGCCGGGTCAAGGTGAAGCTGACGCCGGGCGAGCGCGGTGCGGGCATCGTGTTCAAGGACGAGATCAAGGGCGGTAATATTCCCAAGGAATATATCCCGGCGATCGAGAAGGGCTTCCGCGAGACGGCTGCAACGGGTTCGCTGATCGGGTTCCCAATCATCGATTTCGACATCGTGCTGTATGACGGTGCCTATCATGACGTCGATTCGTCGGCGCTGGCGTTCGAAATCTGTGCGCGCGGTGCAATGCGCGAAGCGGCACAGAAGGCGGGCATCACGCTGCTCGAGCCGATCATGAAGGTCGAGGTCGTGACGCCTGAGGATTATCTGGGCGACGTCATCGGCGACATGAACAGCCGTCGTGGCCAGATCCAGGGCACCGATACGCGCGGCAACGCGCAGACGGTGGACGCGATGGTCCCGCTGGCCAACATGTTCGGTTATGTGAACGCGCTGCGTTCGTTCACGCAGGGCCGCGCGCAGTACAGCATGCAGTTCTCGCATTACGACGAGGTTCCCTCGAACGTAGCCGAGGAAATCAAGGCGAAAATGGCTTAA
- the rplV gene encoding 50S ribosomal protein L22: protein MSKPKAPRRVGDNEALSVGTQIRGSAQKLNLVAALIRNKSAGDALNILSFSTKAMAVDARKVLASAIANAENNHNLDVDALVVAEASVGKSITMKRFHTRGRGKSTRILKPFSRLRIVVREVQEEA from the coding sequence ATGTCCAAGCCAAAAGCCCCCCGTCGCGTCGGCGATAACGAGGCGCTGTCGGTCGGCACGCAGATCCGGGGTTCGGCGCAGAAGCTGAACCTGGTCGCGGCGCTGATCCGCAACAAGAGTGCCGGCGACGCGCTGAACATCCTGTCCTTTTCGACGAAGGCGATGGCAGTCGACGCGCGCAAGGTGCTGGCCTCGGCCATCGCCAATGCCGAGAACAACCATAATCTCGACGTCGACGCACTGGTCGTTGCCGAGGCTTCGGTTGGCAAGTCGATCACGATGAAGCGCTTCCACACCCGTGGTCGCGGCAAGTCGACACGCATCCTCAAGCCGTTCAGCCGTCTGCGCATCGTGGTGCGTGAAGTGCAGGAAGAAGCATAA
- a CDS encoding 50S ribosomal protein L23: MAKKQAGAIDNRHYDVIVAPHITEKSTLVSEANAVVFKVANTSTKPEIKAAIEAIFDVKVTAVNTIVQKGKTKRWKGKPYKRSDIKKAIVTLKDGDSIDVTQGVN, from the coding sequence ATGGCTAAGAAGCAGGCAGGCGCGATCGACAACCGTCATTACGACGTGATTGTCGCGCCGCACATCACCGAAAAGTCGACCCTGGTTTCGGAAGCGAATGCCGTGGTTTTCAAGGTCGCAAACACGTCGACGAAGCCTGAAATCAAGGCGGCGATCGAGGCGATTTTCGACGTGAAGGTCACCGCGGTGAACACGATCGTCCAGAAGGGCAAGACGAAGCGCTGGAAGGGCAAGCCCTACAAGCGTTCGGACATCAAAAAGGCGATCGTGACGCTGAAGGACGGCGACTCGATCGACGTAACGCAGGGGGTCAACTGA